GACCTGGTCATCAACACCCCGTCGGGCAAGAAGACCGTGGGTGATGCCAAGATGATCCGTCAGAACGCACTGTTGTACGACATTCCCTACACCACCACGGTATCGGGAGCGCGGGCAGTGGTTCAGGCCATTCACGAATTGAGACAAACCGGGCTGCAAGTAAAGAGCCTGCAAGAATATTACGGCTAACAGCCGGTCACGCGAGAGAGTCTTCATGAAAAAAGAGTATTGCGGTCTTTTCGGTATTTACGGCAACAAGGAAGCCGCACGTATGACCTACTTCGGTCTCTATGCCCAGCAGCATCGCGGGCAGGAGTCGGCAGGCATCGTGACCTGGGATGGCGACAAGATCCGCGAACAGAAGGGTATGGGCCTGGTGGCGGATGTGTTCAACGAACGGCATTTGAGCAAGGAACTCAAAGGTTCCATTGCCATGGGCCATATCCGGTATTCCACCACGGGTGCTTCGCTCATCCGCAACGCTCAGCCGTTTCTGGTCCGGCATGGCGACCTTCGCCTGGCCGTGGCCCACAACGGCAATCTGGTGAACACCTATGAATTGCGTTCCGAGCTTGAAGCCAACGGTTCCATCTTTCAGACCACCATGGATACCGAGGTCTTCGCCCACCTGATCATCAAGTATCTGCACGAGTCGGAGACCATTGAAGAAGCCATCGGCAAGGCTTGCAACCGGGTGCGCGGCGCCTACTCCATGCTTATCCTGGCCAACGACAAGATGATCGCGGTCAAGGACCCCAACGGGTTCCGTCCGCTCGCGCTCGGTCGGCTGGGTGACAAATACGTGTTCGCTTCGGAGACCTGCGCCTTTGACCTCATCGAGGCCGAATACCTGCGCCCCCTGACTCCGGGCGAGATGGTCGTCATTCACGACAACAAGATGACCAACCACCAGTTCGCCACGGCTGAAAAATGCAGTAAGTGCATTTTCGAGCTGATTTATTTCGCCCGTCCCGATTCGCACGTTTTCGGCGATGTGGTCTACGAGCGGCGCAAGGCCATGGGTGCCCAGCTTGCCAGGGAAGCCCCGGTGGATGCCGACATGGTCATGCCGTTCCCTGATTCGGGCAACTACGCGGCAGTGGGATACTCCCAGGAATCCGGTCTGCCTCTGGAATTGGCCATGATCCGCAACCACTATGTTGGCCGGACGTTCATTCAGCCCTCTCAGGATATGCGTGATTTTTCGGTGCGCGTGAAACTCAATCCGGTCAAGTCCATGATCAAGGGCAAGCGTATCCTCATCGTTGAAGATTCCATCGTGCGCGGGACCACCATTTGCGCCCGCGTCAAAAAACTGCGTGAACTGGGAGCGCGGGAGATTCACTTGCGCGTGAGCTGTCCGCCCATCAAGTTCCCCTGCTTTTACGGCATCGATTTTTCGAGCAAGGGCGAGCTGATTGCTGCCAATCATTCCGTGGAAGATATCGCCCGATTCATCGGTCTTGATTCCCTGCA
The nucleotide sequence above comes from Pseudodesulfovibrio sp. S3. Encoded proteins:
- the purF gene encoding amidophosphoribosyltransferase translates to MKKEYCGLFGIYGNKEAARMTYFGLYAQQHRGQESAGIVTWDGDKIREQKGMGLVADVFNERHLSKELKGSIAMGHIRYSTTGASLIRNAQPFLVRHGDLRLAVAHNGNLVNTYELRSELEANGSIFQTTMDTEVFAHLIIKYLHESETIEEAIGKACNRVRGAYSMLILANDKMIAVKDPNGFRPLALGRLGDKYVFASETCAFDLIEAEYLRPLTPGEMVVIHDNKMTNHQFATAEKCSKCIFELIYFARPDSHVFGDVVYERRKAMGAQLAREAPVDADMVMPFPDSGNYAAVGYSQESGLPLELAMIRNHYVGRTFIQPSQDMRDFSVRVKLNPVKSMIKGKRILIVEDSIVRGTTICARVKKLRELGAREIHLRVSCPPIKFPCFYGIDFSSKGELIAANHSVEDIARFIGLDSLHYLTIPGLVDSVTQNEWCLACFDGNYPVPLSDRVGKDCLEAAPGIIKEFC